A window of the Hordeum vulgare subsp. vulgare chromosome 5H, MorexV3_pseudomolecules_assembly, whole genome shotgun sequence genome harbors these coding sequences:
- the LOC123395540 gene encoding probable mediator of RNA polymerase II transcription subunit 26c: MDADGRLRRALAAFGGGDVWDLVDAALAVAAPADLRARRDGIVERLYAGSRCRNCDAPESPPQPPRQPAEAVSPAWQEEEEEAAAEEEADVDGLGQEEEIDDGAGLESKILAIRDFLEDPDQSEEELVSLLQNLADMDITYKALQETDIGRHVNGLRKHPSGDVRQLVKLLVRKWKEIVDGWVRLHNSGGDGGNSILTDGDSPEKTQGKSYQNARVSDFKYTPSPPQRHSGLSSERSRNNNGFESTLERRRSSPAPMYHHTKQNNGNNYSTTSSSAPARAMREQKDNHLDEKLDSARKRLQENYQEAQNAKKQRTMQVLDIHDIPKPKNKNTFIRKPGGGGLPGRLR; encoded by the exons ATGGACGCCGACGGTCGCCTCCGGCGCGCGCTCGCCGCCTTTGGGGGCGGAGACGTGTGGGACCTCGTCGATGCCGCGCTCGCCGTGGCCGCGCCAGCCGACCTCCGTGCGCGCCGTGACGGCATCGTGGAGCGGCTGTACGCCGGGAGCCGCTGCCGCAATTGCGATGCCCCCGAGAGTCCACCGCAGCCGCCGCGTCAGCCGGCAGAGGCGGTTTCTCCGgcctggcaggaggaggaggaggaggcggcggcggaggaggaggcggacgtgGATGGCCTCGGCCAGGAGGAGGAGATCGATGATGGCGCTGGCTTGGAGAGCAAGATCCTAGCGATCAGGGACTTCTTGGAGGACCCCGACCAG TCGGAGGAGGAGCTTGTGAGCCTGCTGCAGAATCTGGCAGACATGGACATCACCTACAAGGCTCTCCAG GAGACAGACATCGGCCGGCATGTGAATGGCCTGCGCAAGCATCCTTCGGGGGACGTCCGGCAGTTAGTGAAACTGCTCGTCAG GAAATGGAAGGAGATAGTGGACGGCTGGGTGCGGCTCCACAACTCCGGCGGCGATGGTGGAAACTCGATCCTAA CTGATGGTGACTCTCCTGAGAAGACTCAAGGCAAAAGCTACCAAAATGCCCGG GTTTCGGACTTCAAGTATACGCCCAGTCCACCACAGAGGCACA GTGGTTTGAGTTCAGAGCGGTCTAGGAACAACAATGGGTTCGAGTCGACACTGGAGAGGCGTAGATCAAGCCCTGCTCCCATGTATCATCATACGAAGCAGAACAATGGCAATAACTATTCAACTACTTCGTCATCTGCTCCGGCT AGGGCGATGAGGGAGCAGAAGGATAATCATTTGGATGAGAAGCTCGATTCAGCCAGAAAGAGGCTTCAAGAAAATTACCAGGAAGCACAAAATG CAAAAAAACAGAGGACGATGCAAGTGCTGGATATCCACGACATACCCAAGCCGAAAAATAAAAATACCTTCATCCGCAAACCTGGTGgaggtggcctccctggccgactTCGTTGA